In Spirosoma pollinicola, the genomic window CCAAACTCAAAATGAACCGCCTGCGGATGTATGTATCGGCTCAGAACTTCTTCCTATCAGTCGAAGACCCCATCGTAGGTGATCCTGAAGTAACGCCTACTAACCAGGGTTCTGGTAGCAGCGCCTTCTCACAAGGTCAGATCTGGCACAATTATCCCAAACCAACCACCTACATGTTTGGTCTTCAAATCGGCTTGTAATCCACCAACGTATTTAATTAACTGACATGAGAAGCAAATTTGTAAACTATATAAATCGGGCACTACTCTGCGGCATCGCTCTGACAGGCCCTTTCGGTTGCACCGAGTTTCTAAAAGAGCAGGCCCCATCAAACCTGACGCCGGATAGTTTTTACACTATCCCTGACCATGCCGAAGCCGCTTTGGCGTCTACTTATGCCAGCCTGCGGTTCATGGGTGATGGAGCGGGTATCTTCTCCAGCAACTGGCAGCTGCTTGAAGCCCTGACCGGTACATCCACCACCGAAACGGCGCAGAACTCCGACCTTAATAACCTCTATGGATTGGTTCATGACGGCAACACCGCCCACGTGGTGAACTACTGGAACGGTCTGTACCGGGTCATTGCCAATGCCAATCAGGTAATCGAGAAAGTGCCGGGCATTACGCCGATGGATGCCGCTCAGAAAACTAAAATCATTGGTGAAGCTCGATTCTTACGGGCTTCGGCCTACTTTACAGCGGTACGCTTATGGGGCAATATTCCCCTGATTACCAAGCCTCAAACGGCTGCCTCGGACGATTTCTTACCCGCGCGGGCAGCACAGGAAGACGTATACAAAGTAATTGTCGACGACTTACTGGTGGCTGAAGCGGCTGGCTTAGCCTGGATGGATGCAAGTGGTCGGGTCAACCTGGCTGCAGTGAAAACCCAGCTCGCCAAGGTCTACCTCACCATGGCCGGGTTCCCCCTCAGCAAAGGTGCTTCGCATTACAAACTGGCGGCTGATAAGGCACTGGAGGTCATCACCTACGCCAATGCCAACCCATCGACAATCAACCTGTTCACTACGTATGATGACGTTCACCGGGAAAGCACCGAAAACCGTGTCGAGCACCTCTTCATGCTTCAGTACAACACGACTGTAGCGGGTAACCCCATGGACAACTTCTTCCCGAACTTTAAACCCGTTACTTACAACGGGCCGGGTGGAACGGGAAGCTCCGTGCCCACGGCAGCCTTCTACAACTCCTACGAGCCAGGTGATCTGCGGACAAAGGATCAGGCGGGGTATTTCTACACCACCTACTTCACGAACGGCAACGGAGCGCCTTTTGCGCTGGGTGCCCCCTACGTCTTCAAACACTTCAACCGGACGGCCAATGGTACGGCTGGGGTAGCTGGCTCGCGGCAGAACAACCTGAACGTACCCCAAATCCGCTTCGCCGAAACGCTGCTGATCTACGCCGAAGCGCAGAACGAAGTGGGCAGTCCTACCCAGGCGGCTTATGATGCGTTCAAGCGGATTCGGGATCGGGCCACGCTGACCACCCCGGCCCTGGGCGCCTATACGCAGGCCACTTTTCGGGAAGCCGTCTGGAGGGAGCGCTGGCGGGAACTGTGCTACGAGCAAATCACCTGGTTCGATATGGTACGCTTGCGGAAAGTGTATAACGAGAAAACCAATGGATTCGACAATTTCGTGGGCCACATAAACCTGAGTTCCAACCAGGCGTTGCAGGAAAAACACCTGCTGCTTCCGCTGCCTAAGCAGGAACTGCTGAACAACCCCAACCTGAAAACACAGAATCCAGGTTACCCGGGCGTTTAACTGCGTTAATTTGTCAACCTAAACCTATAAGGTCTCAAAGACCTTATAGGTTTTTTTTATGTATCATTCTATCTATAAAGCCTGATACCGATTGAATCAAATCGGATTTATACTTAAGTAGTAAAGTCAAGTTTCCATAGCGTCATAGCGACTATTTTTTCATCTATAACTATATGTTAAAACTATCAAAACGAGCAATATTTATTTTAATACTCTTTAGAAGGGACTTGAAGAACATCATACCTACTTAAGTGTAATTACTCAACTAATTTTGAGTAATTATCTCTATATATTTTTTTACAAATAAACAACTGTAAGTATATTTTTTTAATAACCCTTAAATTATCTTTTAATTATTTTCTAATCTACACGAGTAGTTTAGAAGCACTATGTTATTATTTCTAAAAATAATCCTCTCATTGTCTAATTTTCTTTTCCTACTAATCTTAGACGGTTACTTTCTTGTAACTTTTTTATGAAAAAACACTTACCACCTCAATTCATGTTCGATAGGATAATTAAAGGGCTAACTACTCAGCTTTTAGTAGCTATACTATGTGTTAGCCTTACCTATGCGAAGAGTCCGTTTGACCGCAATCCACGTACAGAACGTCCCGAAGCCACTGCCGACAGAACGCTGACGGGACAGGTCAGAGATGAGAAAAATGAAACCTTACCCGGCGTTAGTGTCATCCTGAAGGGTACTCAGCGGGGCACCGTTACCGATGCCGATGGCCGTTATAAATTAGATGTGCCCGATGGTGGTTCTACACTTGTGTTTTCGTTTGTCGGTTATCTAACGCAGGAGGTACGCCTTGGCAATCAAACATCCATTGATATTAGCCTGAAAGCCGATAGTAAAGTATTGGACGAAATTGTCGTTATCGGATACGGAACCGCCAAAAAATCAGATTTAACAGGGGCAGTTTCGGGCGTAAAAGAGGCTGAGTTGCTTGAACGGCCCGCGCCTTCACTCAACCAGCAGCTTTCGGGCCGCATGCCCGGTGTGCAGGTCAACACCAACTCGGGTCGTCCGGGCGGACGAACAACCATTCGTATTCGGGGATTTAGCTCCATCAACTCCTCCAACAACCCGCTTTACGTTGTGGATGGTGTCATGCTTCCACAGGGAACCGGCGACCAGTTCAGTAACCCAATCGACTACATCAACCCCAACGATATCGTCAATGTCGAAGTATTAAAAGATGCTTCATCGACGGCTATTTACGGGGCACGGGGAGCCAACGGCGTTATTCTGGTATCGACCCGGAAAGGAAAAGCGGGCGAAAGCCGGGTTACTTACGACACTCAGTTCAGCGTCAACACCATCGGGCCTAACAAGCCCCAGGTCTTGAATGCAAAAGAATATCTGGCTACCGAAGATCTTGCCTATGCCAACATGGCCAAATTCGATCCCGTCGGCTGGGCCGCCGGCAAGTGGACTTATCTGGATCCCAAGGTGCGCCGGACCGCTTTCAGTGCCGCTCACCCTGGTGTGTTCGATGCCAATCTGAATCCATTATACGATACGGACTGGTTCAAAGAATCAGCACAGAGCGTACTATCGCAAAACCATCAATTAGGATTCAGCGGAGGTAACGAGCGCACTCAGTACTCGCTCTCGCTCAACTACCGCGACGATCAAGGGCTGATCAAAACGTCGTACATGAAACGTTACTCGGGTCGCTTCTCTATTGACGATCAGGTAAAAAGCTGGCTTAAGATCGGGGGTACACTGAGCTACAACAACCAGAGTGAAAACCTGGTCGACGTCAATGACGCCGTGGCCCGCCAGATTGTTGAGGACTTTCCGTTCCTGCCTGTACGCTATCCCGATACCGGTGTTTTTGCCGAAAACCGCGATTATCCATATGCCGAAGGAACGATGAGTTCGGTCCACCGCTTAATGGACCGCAAGTACATTCAGAATACGCAAACCATTTTGGGTAGCTTATTTACAAACATCACGTTTGCGAAAGGGCTGGAAATGCGCACTGTACTGGGTACCAACATCCAGACCCAGGAAGTTAATCAATCGCAAACCCGCACGCTGAACATCGGCGGTAACGGCAATGCATCGACCAACAACAACCGTACGTCGTTCTGGTCGCTGGAAAACTACCTGACCTACAACAAGCAGTTCGGCCAGGACCACTCGTTTACAGGGCTGCTGGGTCTGTCGTGGCAGGAAACCAACACCTTTGGCATCGGTGCCAGTGTGAGCGGATTTGCTACTGACTATTTTGGTTTCAACAACCTGGGCGCTGGTGCCACCAACCCATCGGTTAGCTCGGGGGCTTCGCGGTTCGCGTTCAACTCGTACTTCGGACGGATCAACTACGGCTACAAAAACAAATATCTGTTTACAGCTACGGGGCGGGCCGATGGTTCTTCTAAATTCGGAGAGAACAACAAATTTGCCTTTTTCCCCTCAGCGGCTCTGGCCTGGCGGATCTCGGAAGAAGACTTCCTGAAGGGTAATCCGATCGTCTCGAACATGAAACTTCGTGCTAGCTATGGCCTGACAGGGAACTCGGAAATTCCCCCTTATCAGTCGCTGTCGTTGCTTAGCTCTACCTACGCTACCATCTACAATGACGGACGTGTTAGTGGAACGGGGATCAACCGCTTGGCCAACCCTGATTTGAAATGGGAGAAAACGGCTCAGACCGACGTAGGTCTGGAGATTGGTCTGTTCAAAGGGCGGGTTAATGTAGAACTTGATTACTACTATCGCTTAACCACCGACATGCTCCTTGATGCACCTGTTCCACGCACCAGCGGCTATGCTACTATTCGCCGGAATGTAGGATCGATGCAAAATAGAGGCTTTGAATTTGGCCTCAACACGGTAAACATTAACAAGGGTACTTTTAGCTGGAACACAACCTTTAACATCTCGCTGAACCGCAATAAAGTATTGTCGCTGGCTACACCATCCGATATCTTCGGCGTAGGGGGACCAAACTTCACGAACCAGACCAATATTATTCGGATTGGTGAGCCAGTAGGTTCATTCTGGGGCTTAACCCGCGCAGGTGTGTGGAGCGAAGCTGAACGCGAAGAAGCAGCCAAGTTCACCAGCTACCGCAATGGTCTGACCATTCTGCCCGGCGACATCAAGTACCTGGATGTTAACGGCGACAAGGCCATCACCGATGCCGACCGCAGCATCATTGGCAACGGCAGTCCAAAAGGCTGGGGGGCCATGACCAACAATTTCCGCTTTGGCCAGTT contains:
- a CDS encoding RagB/SusD family nutrient uptake outer membrane protein; translated protein: MRSKFVNYINRALLCGIALTGPFGCTEFLKEQAPSNLTPDSFYTIPDHAEAALASTYASLRFMGDGAGIFSSNWQLLEALTGTSTTETAQNSDLNNLYGLVHDGNTAHVVNYWNGLYRVIANANQVIEKVPGITPMDAAQKTKIIGEARFLRASAYFTAVRLWGNIPLITKPQTAASDDFLPARAAQEDVYKVIVDDLLVAEAAGLAWMDASGRVNLAAVKTQLAKVYLTMAGFPLSKGASHYKLAADKALEVITYANANPSTINLFTTYDDVHRESTENRVEHLFMLQYNTTVAGNPMDNFFPNFKPVTYNGPGGTGSSVPTAAFYNSYEPGDLRTKDQAGYFYTTYFTNGNGAPFALGAPYVFKHFNRTANGTAGVAGSRQNNLNVPQIRFAETLLIYAEAQNEVGSPTQAAYDAFKRIRDRATLTTPALGAYTQATFREAVWRERWRELCYEQITWFDMVRLRKVYNEKTNGFDNFVGHINLSSNQALQEKHLLLPLPKQELLNNPNLKTQNPGYPGV
- a CDS encoding SusC/RagA family TonB-linked outer membrane protein, with amino-acid sequence MKKHLPPQFMFDRIIKGLTTQLLVAILCVSLTYAKSPFDRNPRTERPEATADRTLTGQVRDEKNETLPGVSVILKGTQRGTVTDADGRYKLDVPDGGSTLVFSFVGYLTQEVRLGNQTSIDISLKADSKVLDEIVVIGYGTAKKSDLTGAVSGVKEAELLERPAPSLNQQLSGRMPGVQVNTNSGRPGGRTTIRIRGFSSINSSNNPLYVVDGVMLPQGTGDQFSNPIDYINPNDIVNVEVLKDASSTAIYGARGANGVILVSTRKGKAGESRVTYDTQFSVNTIGPNKPQVLNAKEYLATEDLAYANMAKFDPVGWAAGKWTYLDPKVRRTAFSAAHPGVFDANLNPLYDTDWFKESAQSVLSQNHQLGFSGGNERTQYSLSLNYRDDQGLIKTSYMKRYSGRFSIDDQVKSWLKIGGTLSYNNQSENLVDVNDAVARQIVEDFPFLPVRYPDTGVFAENRDYPYAEGTMSSVHRLMDRKYIQNTQTILGSLFTNITFAKGLEMRTVLGTNIQTQEVNQSQTRTLNIGGNGNASTNNNRTSFWSLENYLTYNKQFGQDHSFTGLLGLSWQETNTFGIGASVSGFATDYFGFNNLGAGATNPSVSSGASRFAFNSYFGRINYGYKNKYLFTATGRADGSSKFGENNKFAFFPSAALAWRISEEDFLKGNPIVSNMKLRASYGLTGNSEIPPYQSLSLLSSTYATIYNDGRVSGTGINRLANPDLKWEKTAQTDVGLEIGLFKGRVNVELDYYYRLTTDMLLDAPVPRTSGYATIRRNVGSMQNRGFEFGLNTVNINKGTFSWNTTFNISLNRNKVLSLATPSDIFGVGGPNFTNQTNIIRIGEPVGSFWGLTRAGVWSEAEREEAAKFTSYRNGLTILPGDIKYLDVNGDKAITDADRSIIGNGSPKGWGAMTNNFRFGQFDATLELQYMFGNDVLLMNLHPSEDRQALANSYSSVLNAWTPTNQGSQIAQVRDTRAGYVTNVDSHWVKDGSFLRGKNLLFGYTLPPAVTNKLKLNRLRVYASAQNFFLLVKDPIIGDPEVTPTNQGTGDNNSAFSQGEIWHNYPKPTTYLLGLQIGL